The following is a genomic window from Desulfuromonadales bacterium.
CCTGAAAGGGTATCGGGACGAGGAGATCATCGGCCGACATTTCTCCTGTTTTTTTTCCGAAGAGGACCGGCAGGCTGGCAAGCCCGCAGAACTTCTGAAAAGCGCCACGGAGGAGGGGCGCATCGAAGACCAGGGATGGCGGCTCCGCAAGGACGGGAGCCGGTTCTGGGCCGACGTGATCATGACTGTGCTGCGCGATGAAAAGGGGAACCTGCGGGGTTATTCAAAGGTTACGCACGACATCACGGAACACAAACAGGCGGAGGAAGCGCTACGGGAAGCGGAGCGGAAACTGCGTATGATCTTCGAGCACAGCACGAACCTCTTCTACATGCACACCGCCGACCATGTCCTCACTTACATGAGCCCGCAATCGCGACAGTTTTTCGACTGCGAGCCCGAGGCGGCGCTGGTGCGGTGGACGGATTTCATCACCGACGATCCCATCAACAAGGCCGCGATTGAGGCCACCCAGCGGGCAATCGATACCGGCCAGCGGCAGCCGACATATCAGGTCGAATGTGTCGGGAGAAAGGGGCGGAAGATCTGGGTCGAGGTCAACGAAGCTCCGGTCGTCGAAAACGGGAAAGCCGTGGCTGTCGTTGGCTCGCTTACGGACATCACCGACCGCAAACGGGCCGAAGAGGCCCTGCGGGAGAGCGAGCAGCGCTTTGTAGCCTTTATGCGGCACCTGCCCGCCGCAGCCTGGATGAAGGACCTGCAAGGCCGGTACGTATTCGCCAACGTGGAAGCCGAACGCGTTTTCTCCGTACCGCTGGCGGCTTTGTATGGCAAGAGGGACGAGGAGGTCTTCCCGCCGGAAACTGCCCGACAGTTTCGTGAGAACGATGAGCGGGTTTTGACCAGTGGGGGCAGTCTGCAAACCACGGAATCCCTCCGCCAGGCCGATGGAATCGAGCATCACTCCATCGTCAGCAAGTTCGCCGTGCCCGGTCCTGATGGTCAGCCGGCCTATATTGCCGGAGTGGCTTTCGACATCACCGACCGCAGGCGGGCGGAAGAGGCGCTGCACGAGAGTGAGGAGCGCTATCGTACCCTGTTTGAGTCCATTGACGAAGGCTTCTGCGTCATCGAGATGCTGTTCGACGAAAACGAAAAGCCAGCGGACTTCCGTTTCCTCGAAGTCAATGGCGCCTTCGAGGCGCAGACGGGTATCTCCAATGCCCCCGGGCGGCGCATTCGCGAGATCGCACCGGCCCTCGAGGAACACTGGTTCGAAATCTACGGCCGCGTCGCCATCACCGGCGAGTCGGTGCGTTTTCAGCACCCGGCCGAGGCGCTGGGCCGCTACTTTGACGTTTACGCTTTCCGGGTCAGCGAACCGGAGAAACACCACGTCGCCATTCTCTTCAACGACATCAGCGAACGCATGCAGAGGGAGAGGGAGATCGCGCGGCTGCACACCGACCTGGCCGTGCGGGCCAGGGAGCTGGCCGAAGCAAACAGGGAGTTGGAAGCCTTCAACTACACGGTGGCCCACGACCTGCGCAACCCGTTGACGGCCATCAACGGCACCTGCCAGGCGATCCAGGCGCTGTGCGGCGACATGCTCGATGAACAATGCAAGGGATACCTTCGGATGGCCTACGAGGGGACTCTGCGCATGAACCGGCTCATCGAAGCCCTGCTCCAGTTTGCTCACCTTGCCCGCGTCGAACCGAAACGGGAGAAGGTCGAACTCAGCTCGCTGGCGCTTGAGGTGGCCAGGGAGTTGAAGCTCTCCGAGCCGCAGCGCCGGGTCGCGTTCCGGGTC
Proteins encoded in this region:
- a CDS encoding PAS domain S-box protein — its product is MSASHNGRKKARLEEDLRIQRQLAFAAGLFQEDLTVHTLLEALAEGVVVIDSSGIILQINTAAERMFGYPKTELIGKPHALLIPERFREIHEGHQARYFEDPKIRRMGELLDLYGRRKDGGEFPVEISLSYIETASGVFVLALVSDITLRKEYESRLQEKEELFRIQVECVKDYAVFMLDARGNVLNWNAGAERLKGYRDEEIIGRHFSCFFSEEDRQAGKPAELLKSATEEGRIEDQGWRLRKDGSRFWADVIMTVLRDEKGNLRGYSKVTHDITEHKQAEEALREAERKLRMIFEHSTNLFYMHTADHVLTYMSPQSRQFFDCEPEAALVRWTDFITDDPINKAAIEATQRAIDTGQRQPTYQVECVGRKGRKIWVEVNEAPVVENGKAVAVVGSLTDITDRKRAEEALRESEQRFVAFMRHLPAAAWMKDLQGRYVFANVEAERVFSVPLAALYGKRDEEVFPPETARQFRENDERVLTSGGSLQTTESLRQADGIEHHSIVSKFAVPGPDGQPAYIAGVAFDITDRRRAEEALHESEERYRTLFESIDEGFCVIEMLFDENEKPADFRFLEVNGAFEAQTGISNAPGRRIREIAPALEEHWFEIYGRVAITGESVRFQHPAEALGRYFDVYAFRVSEPEKHHVAILFNDISERMQREREIARLHTDLAVRARELAEANRELEAFNYTVAHDLRNPLTAINGTCQAIQALCGDMLDEQCKGYLRMAYEGTLRMNRLIEALLQFAHLARVEPKREKVELSSLALEVARELKLSEPQRRVAFRVADGVVVDGDANLLRVVLDNLLGNAWKYTAMREGAVIEFGVIEIDGETACFVRDNGAGFDMKDVEKLFIPFQRLPGAEEFRGFGIGLATVERIVRRHGGR